The Streptomyces phaeolivaceus genome has a window encoding:
- a CDS encoding TniQ family protein, with translation MAGRLRLLPRSLDPLEDESIHGYLLRLAHRFGAAPLEIAVRTGLVDPVPARNRIPVRLLHDLDERRLDAFARATRLTRDEARGLLTAPLGERYGPLSARLLAEFRTPKGMVHNNRWILTRTTRYCPRCLSGDGTEIEERHGGCWRRAWRLPPVFACLRHQRLLLSGCPRCGQDVNAARTGSLIARASEAGLHPAQCRATVPSTRAMCGAGLAGQEDRLPRAPSAVAALLRLQHHFDGLLDPDGPKLVGSFGWLIPAAQYFIDLRALSALIFMTWPRARALADTEALAVLVDREAEERHAEFAKSRAEAKAGRRRQASHHYSDPAADPAVAGAVLGIAARLLSAPDENETHELMAPIIDGAKERNFSMSYQFRRLSGTSYPLQAILLTSRQDRGAFQRMGQRIEGQGFRRLAAAQRLT, from the coding sequence ATGGCAGGCCGCCTGCGACTCCTGCCCCGGAGCCTGGACCCGCTGGAGGACGAATCGATCCACGGATATCTTCTCCGGCTCGCCCACCGGTTCGGCGCCGCACCCCTGGAGATCGCCGTCCGAACAGGGCTCGTCGATCCGGTCCCCGCTCGAAATCGCATTCCCGTTCGCCTTCTGCACGACCTGGACGAGCGGCGGCTCGACGCGTTCGCTCGCGCCACTCGCCTCACGCGTGATGAGGCCCGGGGGTTGCTGACGGCTCCGCTGGGCGAGCGCTACGGTCCGCTGAGCGCACGTCTGCTGGCCGAGTTCCGTACGCCCAAGGGAATGGTCCACAACAACCGCTGGATTCTCACCAGGACGACCCGGTACTGCCCGCGATGCCTCTCCGGCGACGGAACCGAGATCGAAGAGCGTCACGGTGGGTGCTGGCGCCGGGCCTGGAGATTGCCTCCCGTCTTCGCCTGTCTACGTCACCAGCGCCTGCTGCTGTCCGGCTGCCCTCGCTGCGGGCAGGACGTCAACGCGGCTCGCACGGGAAGCCTGATCGCCCGAGCCTCCGAGGCGGGCCTCCACCCCGCTCAGTGCAGAGCCACCGTCCCCAGCACACGAGCGATGTGTGGCGCGGGCCTGGCCGGCCAAGAGGACCGGCTTCCCCGCGCTCCCTCCGCGGTCGCCGCGTTGCTGAGGCTTCAGCACCACTTCGACGGGCTCTTGGACCCCGATGGGCCGAAGTTGGTGGGCAGCTTCGGATGGCTGATTCCCGCGGCCCAGTACTTCATCGACCTCCGCGCTCTGAGCGCGTTGATCTTCATGACCTGGCCCCGCGCCAGGGCACTCGCCGACACAGAGGCTCTGGCCGTGCTGGTTGACCGGGAGGCGGAGGAACGGCACGCCGAGTTCGCCAAGTCCCGGGCCGAGGCCAAGGCCGGCCGACGGCGCCAAGCCTCGCACCACTACAGCGACCCGGCAGCGGATCCCGCCGTCGCGGGCGCGGTGCTGGGCATCGCCGCACGGCTTCTGTCGGCCCCTGACGAGAATGAGACCCACGAGTTGATGGCGCCGATCATCGATGGAGCCAAGGAACGGAACTTCTCGATGAGTTACCAGTTCCGACGCCTCAGCGGGACCTCCTACCCGCTCCAGGCCATCCTCCTGACCTCGCGTCAGGACCGTGGGGCGTTCCAGCGCATGGGGCAGCGGATCGAGGGACAGGGCTTCAGGCGCCTTGCCGCAGCCCAGCGACTCACCTGA
- a CDS encoding TniB family NTP-binding protein, with protein MSPRKRGLHDLHRAATHVNLRMQETPMSAQVTALMRARLQNNALKQTPGTRDGLMINGGGYQGKTETACETAAEFEDFWRDLHHQLNPNAIPGTRDLFLPVAYCQTPVKATPKGLCEAILDFYGAPHAKTLRGLIRNVRESLHAHCTTALLLDDITRLKMHREDDQDTLDLIRDLMSLNVTLVLIGVNIPSSGLLREGRHDPRTGQTALSPVKCGRSHNDEAATQTERRFDMINLDPFHYDTPDGIAAWVNHLAGIEDQLRLFRAAPGMLTGGTMPEYLFRRTEGIVGLLKRLIEDGCTKAIETSQENLTIDLLQEIPINLGNVPGRDPGSGEVPVLKDEGRGAPPKRRRRGRNTAFDDQGGRPAADA; from the coding sequence ATGAGCCCCCGCAAGCGCGGGCTGCATGACCTGCACCGAGCGGCGACCCATGTGAACCTGCGGATGCAGGAAACCCCGATGAGCGCGCAGGTCACCGCGCTGATGCGGGCCAGACTCCAGAACAACGCGCTGAAGCAGACACCCGGCACCCGCGACGGACTGATGATCAACGGTGGCGGTTACCAGGGAAAGACGGAGACGGCCTGCGAGACCGCCGCCGAGTTCGAGGACTTCTGGCGCGACCTGCACCACCAGCTCAACCCGAACGCGATCCCCGGCACCCGGGACCTCTTCCTGCCGGTGGCCTACTGCCAGACGCCGGTCAAGGCCACGCCGAAGGGACTGTGCGAGGCGATCCTGGACTTCTACGGAGCCCCGCACGCCAAGACCCTGCGTGGGCTGATCCGCAACGTCCGCGAGTCCCTGCACGCGCACTGCACCACAGCGCTGCTGCTCGACGACATCACTCGGTTGAAGATGCACAGGGAAGACGACCAGGACACCCTCGATCTCATCCGGGACCTGATGAGCCTGAACGTCACTCTCGTCCTCATCGGCGTCAACATCCCTAGCTCCGGGCTGTTGCGGGAAGGCCGTCACGACCCGCGCACTGGGCAGACGGCGCTGTCGCCCGTCAAATGCGGCAGAAGCCACAACGACGAGGCGGCCACCCAGACCGAGCGCCGCTTCGACATGATCAACCTCGACCCGTTTCACTACGACACCCCCGACGGCATTGCCGCTTGGGTCAACCACCTCGCCGGCATCGAAGACCAGCTGCGGCTCTTCCGGGCAGCGCCGGGCATGCTCACCGGCGGCACGATGCCCGAGTACCTGTTCCGCCGTACCGAGGGGATTGTCGGGCTGCTGAAACGCCTCATCGAGGACGGTTGCACCAAGGCCATAGAGACCAGCCAGGAGAACCTGACCATCGACCTGCTCCAGGAGATCCCCATCAATCTCGGCAACGTTCCCGGGCGGGACCCGGGCTCCGGTGAGGTCCCCGTGCTCAAGGACGAGGGAAGAGGAGCCCCGCCCAAGCGCCGCAGGCGCGGCCGGAACACCGCCTTCGACGACCAGGGCGGCCGCCCCGCCGCCGATGCCTGA